From Solibaculum mannosilyticum:
GATCCCCGTATGCAGGTCCTGCTTCAGTCGATCAACGATGTAGCACAGGATTTGCTGGATCGTATCAACCCCGACCCTACTCCTGACTGGGGCGACAACGACTATCTTTGGACGGAGTACATGTTAGGCAAACGCAAGAGTGCCTATGACGACTCCAACAACGTTCAGTTTTCCTACCGCAATCTGCGGAACATGGCCATTGCCTACCAGACCAAGGGCTGTGACCTGTATAAGAATGAAGAGCTGAAAAATGAGATTTTCCGCGGTTTGGAATATCTCTATGAGTATCACTACTATCCCGCCATGTATGGCACAGGCGATCACAGCGGCCGTTACGGCAACTGGTTTACCTGGCAGGTGGGAGGTCCCATCTATTTGTCTGAAGCTACGCTGCTGATGTACGATGAGATGGATCTTGAAACCGTACAGAAGTACGCCACCATTGCCCGGGACGGTGCTAATACATACAGCGGCGGTTCGGGCGCCATCACCAACCCCAACGAAGGCGCCAATGGCCTGTGGCATAACCGTGTCCTGATGCTGACTGCCATCATGCTCAAGGACGGCGATATGATGCAGGATGTTTCCGATGCTGTTCCGTACTACATCCAGTACGTCAAGAGCGGCGACGGCTATTATCCCGACGGTACCTTTGCCTTCCACGGCAACTTCGTATACAACGGCGGCTATGGCAAGGAAGCATTTTCAGATATTTCCCACTTCTTCCTGCTGTTGAGCGATTCTCCCTGGGAGATCCCGCTGGACAAAGCAGAGGCTTTCTATCAGATCGTCCGCGACAGCTATGCTCCCCTGATGTACAAAGGCATCTTCATGGATATGGCCCGCGGCCGTGAATTGACCCGTACCGATACCACCGATGCTTACGCTGGTATCACCATGTCCCTGTCCTTCCTGATGACCAGCAAATTCGCTCCGGACGATGTGGCCCAGGAGTTTGAAGGCATGATCAAAAACTGGATGGACAATGACTTTGCCATTGAAACCATGCAGCATGGCGCTGGCGTTGCCTGGTACATGTTCCCGGTTTACAACCTGGCCGAGACTCTGCGCATCCTGGATGACGATTCCATCGAGAAGGTGGAACTGGATCAGCCCAGCCGTCAGTGGGGACGCGGCGCCCGTACCATCCATCATTCCGATGACTATAGTGCTGCTCTCTCCATGACGTCCAAGACCATCCGGTCTTATGAGCAGGGCGACAGCAACACCAAGGGCTGGTACACCGGCTGGGGCCAGCTCTACATCTACACCAACGACGTCGGCCAGTACAGCGGCCTGAGCAAGCCCACCATCGATTGGGAGCGTTTGCCCGGCGTCACTTCTGTGGCCACCATGCATCCGAGTACCCAGTATAACGGTGCAGCCTTTGTCGGCGGCGCGACCCTGAACGGCTTGTACAGTGCCACCGGTATGCAGGTGCAGACCCAGAGTCCCACCAGCCTGGAGGCTAAGAAGTCCTACTTCTTCTTTGACGATGAAGTAGTGGCCATAGGCTCCGACATCACCAGCAGCAATGCTAATACAATCGAAACCACTTTTGAAAACCGCCGCATCGAGGGCGACAATGCTCTGGTCATCGACGGTGAGAAGATGCCCAATGAACTCGGTTGGCAAGAGACCCTGGAGGATGTCAACTGGGCCTTCATGGAAGGCAATGTGGAAGGCTCCGACATCGGTATCTACTTCCCCGAGGGCACCACTCTGAATGCTAAGAGAGAAACCCGTACCGGAAAGTGGTCCAGCCTGGGTTCTTACAACCCCGATGAAACCGAATATTCGGCCAACTGGCTGACCCTGTGGCAGGATCACGGCTCCAAGCCGGAGAACGGTTCTTATGAATACGTCCTGCTGCCCGGTATGACCCAGCAGCAAGTGGAATCCTATGCCAACAACAGCGATGTGGAAATCCTGCGCAATGACTCCGATGTCCACGCTGTATATAAGAAGAGCCTCAACATCTTGGCTGCAAACATGTGGAATGGCGGCAGTCTGGATGCCATGGGCACCAGTAACTTCCTCACTGTGGACAAGCCTGCCACTGTGATGGTTCAGGAGACCAACAAGGGTCTTGATATCTCCCTCACCGATTCCACCCAGCAGGCCGACACCGTAACCCTGGAAATCAACCGTGCAGCTTACGGCGTCTCCAGCAAGGACGAGAGAGTGAAGGTTATCCAGACTTCTCCTTCCATCATCCTGGAGATCGACACCAAAGATGCTATCGGCACCCCCATCGAAGCCAGCATCTCTTACACTCCTGTGGATGCTCCTGAAGCTACTGAGATCCTCTCCACTGAACTGGTGGACGATACGCTCAACCTGACCTTTAAGAATGCCGACCGTGCCGAGGGTTATATCCTGCAGTACGGCACTGAATCGGGTGTATACACCGAGTCCATCACCGTTACTTCCCCCAAGGCTTCCATCCAGGGCCTGGAACCTGACACCACCTACTACTTCGTGGTGAAGGCGTTTAACGACAGCGGTGAAAGCGCTCTTTCGGAAGAGAAGAGCTATACCATGGGCAATACCCGCCGCCTGGTGGACAACTTCGACGATATGTCCAAGATGGCCAGCTATTCCGACGGCTGGGCACTGGATCAAACCAATGCCGACACTTACTTTAACGGCGATACTTCTCGTCTGAAGAGAAACGACGCCGACAAGACCAATCGTGCAGAAGAGATCGTATACTACACTCCCGATCCCGAAAACTTCGAGATTGTGGTTTATGACTATGGCCGTGAAGAAGGCAAGAACACCATCTTTGAAGCCTTTGGTTCTGCCGACGGCAAAACCTGGACTCCCATTGATATGAATAGGGAAGGCGAAGTCAAGAAAGACACTTGGCGTAAAACGGTTTACACCAATGCAGCTGAACTGGATTCTTCCTACAACTATATCAAGTTTGTAGTGTCCAACAACGATAAGATTTGGGCTCCGCAGCTCTCCACCCTGACCATTGATTACGCTTATACCAACGATCGTATGGTGATGGACACCATGCTGGATGACAGCAAGGCGTTTGAGACCACCGGTAACTTTGCCTACATGACCACCGACGGCACCGATTTTGACGGCGATACCGATGTGGCATACAGCACCGATACCGTTGGCACCAGGCTCTACAGCTTCACCAACATCGAGAGCGCATCCTTGACCTACTATGCTACCGGCACCAGCGGCGCTATCCAGCCCTATGCCGAAGCTTCTGTAGACGGCAAAACCTATGTGCCGGTGAGCACTTCCTTTGAAAAGGATGCAAGCAGCACCAGCGAGAAATACGGCAAATACATCAGCGAATTTACCGACCTGCCGGAAGGTGCTAAGTACCTGCGCGTCACCATTGACCGCAACGGTTGGGAAGGTGAAGAAGACGTTTACTGGACCGACTTGAGCCTCTCTTACAAACATGAAATCCAGCCTATTGAGCAGGTGAAATTTGCAAACGGCCAGCAGGAAGCCGTCATCGGCTACAGCGATACTCCCTCCGTCA
This genomic window contains:
- a CDS encoding polysaccharide lyase family 8 super-sandwich domain-containing protein, whose protein sequence is MKRRWISMMTALVMMVSMVLTSLPAVAQETTPDDFDQIRTKWQHMAMGGDYDENDPRMQVLLQSINDVAQDLLDRINPDPTPDWGDNDYLWTEYMLGKRKSAYDDSNNVQFSYRNLRNMAIAYQTKGCDLYKNEELKNEIFRGLEYLYEYHYYPAMYGTGDHSGRYGNWFTWQVGGPIYLSEATLLMYDEMDLETVQKYATIARDGANTYSGGSGAITNPNEGANGLWHNRVLMLTAIMLKDGDMMQDVSDAVPYYIQYVKSGDGYYPDGTFAFHGNFVYNGGYGKEAFSDISHFFLLLSDSPWEIPLDKAEAFYQIVRDSYAPLMYKGIFMDMARGRELTRTDTTDAYAGITMSLSFLMTSKFAPDDVAQEFEGMIKNWMDNDFAIETMQHGAGVAWYMFPVYNLAETLRILDDDSIEKVELDQPSRQWGRGARTIHHSDDYSAALSMTSKTIRSYEQGDSNTKGWYTGWGQLYIYTNDVGQYSGLSKPTIDWERLPGVTSVATMHPSTQYNGAAFVGGATLNGLYSATGMQVQTQSPTSLEAKKSYFFFDDEVVAIGSDITSSNANTIETTFENRRIEGDNALVIDGEKMPNELGWQETLEDVNWAFMEGNVEGSDIGIYFPEGTTLNAKRETRTGKWSSLGSYNPDETEYSANWLTLWQDHGSKPENGSYEYVLLPGMTQQQVESYANNSDVEILRNDSDVHAVYKKSLNILAANMWNGGSLDAMGTSNFLTVDKPATVMVQETNKGLDISLTDSTQQADTVTLEINRAAYGVSSKDERVKVIQTSPSIILEIDTKDAIGTPIEASISYTPVDAPEATEILSTELVDDTLNLTFKNADRAEGYILQYGTESGVYTESITVTSPKASIQGLEPDTTYYFVVKAFNDSGESALSEEKSYTMGNTRRLVDNFDDMSKMASYSDGWALDQTNADTYFNGDTSRLKRNDADKTNRAEEIVYYTPDPENFEIVVYDYGREEGKNTIFEAFGSADGKTWTPIDMNREGEVKKDTWRKTVYTNAAELDSSYNYIKFVVSNNDKIWAPQLSTLTIDYAYTNDRMVMDTMLDDSKAFETTGNFAYMTTDGTDFDGDTDVAYSTDTVGTRLYSFTNIESASLTYYATGTSGAIQPYAEASVDGKTYVPVSTSFEKDASSTSEKYGKYISEFTDLPEGAKYLRVTIDRNGWEGEEDVYWTDLSLSYKHEIQPIEQVKFANGQQEAVIGYSDTPSVKVAPMNGSGELVYSSDTEAVLTFEGDTMVPVQQGNANITVNVLGTEVSDTIPARVSRNLAMNKSVTSSAVNGMYPATNAVDGNMLSRWQSADEQDAWLQIDLGSEKSIDAFDITWQQYGKQYKIQVSDNGQDWEDAFVQTSGKGGHEWIALDQPVTTRYIKMQGIETDSCYSIFEFRALSFTDSEDPDPISTNVALGKEASASSLDSSSLVASNAVDGDETTRFSTARTDDEWFVVNLGSVYTLTDINILWESAYGKEYKLQVSDDNSSWKDVVHETNGAQGWKKHSFEPVSGQYVRMLGIQRGSKYGYSFYEFQVMGYGNTDPVEINSIAFEKDQYNVLCGNKVSLGLITDPANATASSFQWESLNKDIAIVDQSGNVTALVPGEATIQVSSVLNPEVKATCKIVVEDYSGMPTPVESVTMSGKVNYMDVDEQITLSATVAPDDAMTKNVKWTSSDESILTVDNNGNVTALKPGIATIRVTSAADANIYDECTIEVREPEVPDTITAETDKDTYDVNETITMTIKTPLDVNRVALRNERGNYITLLDVHSKQEDGQKVWTVKTAVGSYGIGRVLSVMVDRGEGLVEGTTITVDIVKPAAPAAEVYSAEMQSEVANVNESFTVKVKTNLNATKLAVKNENGRNISFKVLDCVDEGDVRTYTISMSVGTAGMREFTFLAANEDGVWTETGATASIKIVSNAIIYSAEMQSESANVNEPFIVKVKTSLDATKLAVKNENGRNVSFDVLDCVDEGNVRTYTISMSVGTTGMRVFSFLAANETGKWSAMTVEASINITVKPIVYSADIQVETAKVNEPFEVKVTTNVGATKLAVKNENGRNIGFDVLGYEDEGDKRTYTISMSVGTAGMRVFSFLAANEQGQWSEMSAECSVVITK